In Streptomyces canus, one DNA window encodes the following:
- the glnA gene encoding type I glutamate--ammonia ligase, translated as MDKQQEFVLRTLEERDIRFVRLWFTDVLGFLKSVAVAPAELEQAFDEGIGFDGSAIEGFARVYESDMIAKPDPSTFQVLPWRAEAPGTARMFCDILMPDGSPSFADPRYVLKRALARTSDLGFTFYTHPEIEFFLLKDRPLDGSRPTPADNSGYFDHTPQNIGMDFRRQAITMLESMGISVEFSHHEGAPGQQEIDLRYADALSTADNIMTFRLVMKQVALEQGVQATFMPKPFSEHPGSGMHTHLSLFEGDRNAFYESGAEYQLSKVGRSFIAGLLKHAAEIAAVTNQWVNSYKRIWGGSERTAGAGGEAPSYICWGHNNRSALVRVPMYKPGKTGSARIEVRSIDSGANPYLAYALLLAAGLKGVEEGYELPPGAEDDVWALSNSERRAMGIEPLPQNLGEALTLMERSDLVAETLGEHVFDFFLRNKRQEWEEYRSEVTAFELRKNLPVL; from the coding sequence ATGGACAAGCAGCAGGAGTTCGTGCTCCGGACCTTGGAGGAACGCGACATCCGGTTCGTACGTCTGTGGTTCACGGACGTACTGGGCTTCCTCAAGTCCGTGGCCGTGGCCCCGGCGGAGCTGGAGCAGGCGTTCGACGAGGGAATCGGTTTCGACGGCTCCGCGATCGAGGGCTTCGCCCGTGTATACGAGTCCGACATGATCGCCAAGCCGGACCCGTCGACCTTCCAGGTCCTGCCGTGGCGGGCCGAGGCCCCCGGTACGGCCCGGATGTTCTGCGACATCCTCATGCCGGACGGCTCCCCGTCCTTCGCGGACCCCAGGTATGTGCTGAAGCGCGCCCTGGCCCGCACCTCCGACCTGGGCTTCACGTTCTACACCCACCCGGAGATCGAGTTCTTCCTGCTGAAGGACCGCCCGCTGGACGGCTCGCGCCCGACCCCGGCCGACAACTCCGGCTACTTCGACCACACCCCCCAGAACATCGGCATGGACTTCCGCCGTCAGGCGATCACCATGCTGGAGTCGATGGGCATCTCGGTCGAGTTCTCCCACCACGAGGGCGCCCCGGGCCAGCAGGAGATCGACCTCCGCTACGCCGACGCGCTCTCCACGGCGGACAACATCATGACGTTCCGCCTGGTCATGAAGCAGGTGGCGCTGGAGCAGGGCGTCCAGGCGACCTTCATGCCGAAGCCGTTCTCCGAGCACCCCGGCAGCGGCATGCACACGCACCTCTCGCTCTTCGAGGGCGACCGCAACGCGTTCTACGAGTCGGGCGCGGAGTACCAGCTCTCCAAGGTCGGCCGCTCCTTCATCGCGGGCCTGCTGAAGCACGCGGCGGAGATCGCCGCCGTGACGAACCAGTGGGTGAACTCGTACAAGCGCATCTGGGGCGGCTCGGAGCGCACCGCGGGCGCCGGCGGCGAGGCCCCCTCCTACATCTGCTGGGGCCACAACAACCGCTCCGCCCTGGTCCGCGTCCCGATGTACAAGCCCGGCAAGACCGGCTCTGCCCGTATCGAGGTCCGCTCCATCGACTCCGGCGCCAACCCGTACCTGGCGTACGCCCTGCTCCTGGCCGCCGGCCTCAAGGGCGTCGAGGAGGGCTACGAGCTCCCGCCGGGCGCCGAGGACGACGTCTGGGCCCTCTCCAACTCCGAGCGCCGCGCCATGGGCATCGAGCCCCTGCCCCAGAACCTGGGCGAGGCCCTCACCCTGATGGAGCGCAGCGACCTGGTGGCCGAGACCCTGGGCGAGCACGTCTTCGACTTCTTCCTGCGCAACAAGCGGCAGGAGTGGGAGGAGTACCGCTCCGAGGTGACCGCGTTCGAGCTGCGGAAGAATCTGCCGGTGCTGTAG
- a CDS encoding pyridoxamine 5'-phosphate oxidase family protein, protein MTEQEPETHLDPRYSDPDATAHSWADAESLLAAAELFWISTVRPDGRPHVTPLPGVWAHGALHFCTGPEERKAKNLAHNAHVTLTTGTNIWDKGYDLVVEGEAVRVSDDTRLRELAAAWEAKYGDFWRFEVRNGYFHHGPGHALVYAVAPRTVFGFGKGQPFSQTRWRF, encoded by the coding sequence ATGACCGAGCAGGAACCCGAGACCCATCTCGACCCCCGCTACAGCGACCCCGACGCGACGGCGCACTCCTGGGCCGACGCCGAGTCGCTGCTGGCCGCCGCCGAGCTGTTCTGGATCTCGACGGTACGACCGGACGGGCGCCCGCACGTCACGCCGTTGCCGGGCGTGTGGGCGCACGGGGCGCTGCACTTCTGCACCGGCCCCGAGGAGCGCAAGGCGAAGAACCTCGCGCACAACGCGCACGTGACGCTGACGACCGGTACCAACATCTGGGACAAGGGCTACGACCTGGTGGTGGAGGGCGAGGCGGTGCGGGTGTCCGACGACACGCGTCTCCGGGAGCTGGCCGCCGCGTGGGAGGCGAAGTACGGCGACTTCTGGCGCTTCGAGGTGAGGAACGGCTATTTCCATCACGGACCGGGACACGCCCTTGTCTATGCGGTGGCGCCGCGCACGGTTTTCGGCTTCGGTAAGGGACAGCCGTTCAGCCAGACGCGGTGGCGCTTCTGA
- a CDS encoding MFS transporter yields the protein MTTAVPDSRVPEAVHRRRWAILGVLMLSLLIVVLDNSILNVAIKTISTPAPTGLGATQSELEWAINAYTLVFAGLLFTAGLLGDRLGRKKVLLGGLVVFGAGSALAAFSGSPVQLITFRALMGLGAAFVMPATLAVLMNVFEREEQPKAIGIWAGGVGLAIAIGPITGGVLLDHFWWGSVFLINVPIVVLALGLMLWLVPDSRDPNPGRIDPVGVVLSVIGLVLLVYGIIKGGQLADFTDATVLATIGAGLAVLVAFVVFEKRSDHPSIDVTYFKNKVFSAAIGAIGLVFFALMGVTFFSVFYTQSVRGYSPLQTGLLMLPLAAAQLIFAPRARLVVDRFGNRATTTGGMLLIAAMLVAFAGLEADTPIWLLEVIFFLMGTGMAHIMTPTSVVIMQALPREKAGSASALSNTFRQVGGALGIAVLGSVLSTAYRNGIESHLALVPAGVRHTAGESIEATLGVAAKLGPRGDALVGPANDAFLHAMHVTALCGAGVALVGAVVVALFLPGRPTEPQQGQEEQDLVPASE from the coding sequence ATGACTACCGCAGTCCCTGACTCCCGGGTACCGGAAGCGGTGCACCGGCGCCGCTGGGCAATTCTCGGCGTGCTGATGCTGAGCCTGCTGATCGTGGTGCTCGACAACTCGATCCTGAACGTCGCGATCAAGACGATCTCGACTCCCGCGCCGACCGGCCTGGGCGCCACCCAGAGCGAGCTGGAGTGGGCGATCAACGCCTACACCCTGGTCTTCGCGGGCCTGCTGTTCACCGCGGGCCTGCTCGGCGACCGGCTCGGCCGCAAGAAGGTGCTGCTGGGCGGTCTGGTCGTGTTCGGCGCCGGCTCCGCCCTCGCCGCCTTCTCCGGATCGCCGGTCCAGCTGATCACCTTCCGCGCGCTGATGGGCCTCGGCGCGGCGTTCGTCATGCCGGCCACGCTCGCCGTCCTGATGAACGTCTTCGAGCGCGAGGAGCAGCCGAAGGCCATCGGCATCTGGGCGGGTGGCGTCGGACTCGCCATCGCCATCGGGCCGATCACCGGCGGTGTGCTCCTCGACCACTTCTGGTGGGGCTCCGTCTTCCTCATCAACGTGCCGATCGTGGTGCTCGCCCTCGGGCTGATGCTGTGGCTGGTGCCCGACTCCCGTGACCCGAACCCCGGCCGGATCGACCCCGTCGGTGTCGTGCTGTCGGTCATCGGCCTGGTCCTGCTCGTCTACGGCATCATCAAGGGCGGTCAGCTCGCCGACTTCACGGACGCGACCGTGCTGGCCACCATCGGTGCAGGTCTCGCCGTGCTCGTCGCCTTCGTGGTGTTCGAGAAGCGCAGCGACCATCCGTCGATCGATGTCACCTACTTCAAGAACAAGGTCTTCTCGGCCGCGATCGGCGCCATAGGGCTGGTGTTCTTCGCGCTGATGGGCGTGACCTTCTTCTCGGTCTTCTACACCCAGAGCGTGCGGGGCTACTCGCCGCTGCAGACCGGTCTGCTGATGCTGCCGCTGGCCGCCGCGCAGCTGATCTTCGCACCGCGCGCCCGGCTGGTCGTCGACCGCTTCGGCAACCGGGCGACGACCACGGGGGGCATGCTGCTGATCGCCGCGATGCTGGTCGCGTTCGCCGGGCTGGAGGCGGACACGCCGATCTGGCTCCTCGAGGTGATCTTCTTCCTCATGGGCACCGGTATGGCGCACATCATGACGCCGACCAGCGTCGTCATCATGCAGGCCCTGCCGCGCGAGAAGGCCGGCTCCGCGTCCGCGCTCAGCAACACCTTCCGGCAGGTCGGCGGCGCGCTCGGCATCGCCGTCCTCGGCTCGGTGCTCTCCACGGCCTACCGCAACGGCATCGAGTCCCATCTCGCGCTGGTTCCGGCAGGCGTACGGCACACCGCGGGCGAGTCCATCGAGGCCACCCTCGGCGTCGCCGCGAAGCTCGGCCCCCGGGGCGACGCCCTGGTCGGCCCGGCCAACGACGCCTTCCTGCACGCGATGCACGTCACCGCGTTGTGCGGAGCGGGCGTGGCCCTCGTCGGCGCCGTCGTGGTGGCCCTGTTCCTGCCGGGCCGGCCGACGGAGCCTCAGCAGGGACAGGAGGAACAGGACTTGGTACCCGCGAGCGAGTGA
- the panB gene encoding 3-methyl-2-oxobutanoate hydroxymethyltransferase yields MTQLSAAHTKPSDGSKALYGGKGTRRITVRDIALAKERGEKWPMLTAYDATTASVFDEAGIPVMLVGDSAGNCHLGYETTVPVTMDEMTMLSAAVVRGTSRALIVGDLPFGSYQEGPVQALRSATRLVKEAGVGAVKLEGGERSHEQIRLLVESGIPVMAHIGLTPQSVNSMGYRVQGRGEEAAQQLLRDAKAVQDAGAFAVVLELVPAELAAEVTRVLHIPTVGIGAGPETDAQVLVWTDMLGLTGGRVPKFVKQYANLREVMGNAVKAFAEDVVGGTFPLDEHSVH; encoded by the coding sequence ATGACGCAGCTTTCGGCTGCCCACACCAAGCCCTCCGACGGCAGCAAGGCGCTGTACGGGGGGAAGGGCACCCGCCGCATCACTGTTCGGGACATCGCCCTCGCCAAGGAACGCGGCGAGAAGTGGCCCATGCTCACCGCCTACGACGCGACCACCGCGTCCGTCTTCGACGAGGCCGGCATCCCGGTCATGCTCGTCGGCGACTCGGCGGGCAACTGCCATCTCGGGTACGAGACCACCGTGCCCGTCACGATGGACGAGATGACCATGCTGTCGGCGGCCGTCGTACGGGGCACCTCGCGCGCCCTGATCGTCGGCGACCTGCCCTTCGGTTCGTACCAGGAGGGCCCGGTGCAGGCGCTGCGCTCGGCGACCCGGCTGGTCAAGGAGGCGGGCGTCGGCGCCGTGAAGCTCGAGGGCGGCGAGCGCTCCCACGAGCAGATCCGGCTGCTGGTGGAGTCCGGCATCCCGGTCATGGCCCACATCGGTCTGACCCCCCAGTCCGTCAACTCCATGGGCTACCGCGTCCAGGGCCGCGGCGAGGAGGCGGCCCAGCAGCTGCTGCGCGACGCGAAGGCCGTCCAGGACGCGGGCGCGTTCGCCGTCGTCCTGGAGCTGGTCCCGGCGGAGCTCGCGGCCGAGGTCACCCGGGTCCTGCACATCCCGACGGTCGGCATCGGTGCCGGACCGGAGACCGACGCGCAGGTCCTCGTCTGGACCGACATGCTCGGCCTCACCGGCGGCCGGGTACCGAAGTTCGTCAAGCAGTACGCCAACCTGCGCGAGGTCATGGGCAACGCGGTGAAGGCCTTCGCGGAGGACGTCGTCGGCGGCACGTTCCCGCTGGACGAGCACTCCGTCCACTAG
- a CDS encoding VOC family protein, whose amino-acid sequence MSEQTSAAPEGYTTVAPWVVTDDTGAFLDFVTEVFGGEELSRVATEDGSIGHGEIRIGDTVVLAFDRRADWPVMPSLLRVFVTDADETFSRAVAAGARIVTSLADSAFGQRGGRIKDPFGTIWWVVAQVEDVAEEEMWKRLRMPEYAKAMKVAQETFDAEMTGRRSGRSSAPVSTDG is encoded by the coding sequence ATGTCCGAGCAGACCAGCGCCGCGCCCGAGGGCTACACCACCGTCGCGCCCTGGGTCGTCACCGACGACACAGGAGCCTTCCTCGACTTCGTCACCGAGGTGTTCGGCGGCGAGGAGCTCAGCAGGGTGGCCACCGAGGACGGCTCGATCGGTCACGGCGAGATCCGGATCGGCGACACGGTCGTCCTGGCCTTCGACCGGCGCGCGGACTGGCCGGTCATGCCGAGCCTGCTGCGGGTCTTCGTCACGGACGCGGACGAGACGTTCTCCCGGGCGGTCGCGGCCGGCGCCCGAATCGTCACGTCCCTGGCGGACAGTGCCTTCGGGCAGCGCGGCGGGCGTATCAAGGACCCCTTCGGCACCATCTGGTGGGTGGTCGCCCAGGTCGAGGACGTCGCCGAGGAGGAGATGTGGAAACGGCTGCGGATGCCCGAGTACGCGAAGGCGATGAAGGTGGCGCAGGAGACCTTCGACGCGGAGATGACCGGGCGGAGGAGCGGGCGCAGCAGCGCACCGGTCAGTACGGACGGCTGA
- a CDS encoding NAD(+) synthase, with product MNFWSIYQHGFARVAACTGHTVIADPPANAEAVLRHARRCGDEGVAVAVFPEMGLCGYSIEDLLLQDALLDEVEAALAEVVAGSADLLPVLVVGAPLRHRNRVYNCAVIVHRGRVLGVVPKSYPPNYREFYERRQIGDGADERGGSIRVGGGSVPFGVDLLFAAEDVPGLVLHAEICEDMWVPVPPSAEAALAGATVLVNLSGSPITVGRAEDRKLLCRSASSRCLAAYVYAAAGLGESTTDLSWDGQAMVYENGALLAETTRFPLGDEYAVADVDLDLLRQERMRMGTFDENRRTHQGRTGDFRTVPFELGPPSGDLGLKRRLERFPFVPADAERLAQDCYEAYNIQVAGLQQRLAAIGGPKVVIGVSGGLDSTHALIVAARAMDRAGRPRSDILAWTLPGFATSDHTKGNAHRLMRALGVTAAELDITPTARLMLQEMDHPFASGEPVYDVTFENVQAGLRTDYLFRLANQRGGIVLGTGDLSELALGWSTYGVGDQMSHYNVNSGVPKTLIQHLIRWVISSEQFDEETGDILAAILDTEISPELVPGEEMQSTESKIGPYALHDFTLFHVLRYGFRPSKIAFLAWHAWHDVDAGAWPPGFPEAKRGTYDLPEIRRWLEVFCKRFFAFAQFKRSAMPNGPKVSAGGSLSPRGDWRAPSDGSAGAWLRDLKRFD from the coding sequence TTGAACTTCTGGTCGATCTATCAGCACGGGTTCGCACGCGTCGCCGCGTGTACGGGTCACACCGTCATCGCGGACCCGCCCGCCAACGCCGAAGCGGTTCTGCGTCACGCGCGCCGGTGCGGCGACGAGGGGGTCGCCGTCGCCGTCTTCCCGGAGATGGGGCTGTGCGGCTACTCCATCGAGGACCTGCTGCTCCAGGACGCGCTGCTCGACGAGGTCGAGGCGGCGCTCGCGGAGGTGGTGGCCGGGTCGGCCGACCTGCTCCCGGTGCTGGTCGTCGGCGCTCCGCTGCGCCACCGCAACCGGGTCTACAACTGCGCGGTGATCGTGCACCGCGGCCGGGTCCTCGGTGTCGTACCGAAGTCGTACCCGCCCAACTACCGGGAGTTCTACGAGCGTCGGCAGATCGGCGACGGCGCCGACGAGCGCGGCGGGTCGATCCGGGTCGGCGGCGGGAGCGTGCCGTTCGGCGTGGACCTGCTGTTCGCCGCCGAGGACGTCCCCGGGCTCGTGCTGCACGCGGAGATCTGCGAGGACATGTGGGTGCCGGTGCCGCCCAGCGCGGAGGCGGCCCTCGCCGGTGCGACCGTCCTGGTCAACCTCTCCGGCAGCCCGATCACGGTCGGGCGGGCCGAGGACCGCAAGCTGCTGTGCCGCTCGGCGTCCTCCCGCTGCCTCGCCGCCTACGTGTACGCGGCGGCCGGTCTCGGCGAGTCGACCACCGACCTGTCCTGGGACGGCCAGGCCATGGTCTACGAGAACGGCGCGCTGCTGGCCGAGACGACCCGGTTCCCGCTCGGCGACGAGTACGCGGTGGCCGACGTGGACCTGGACCTGCTGCGGCAGGAGCGGATGCGGATGGGCACCTTCGACGAGAACCGGCGTACCCATCAGGGGCGGACCGGTGACTTCCGGACGGTGCCGTTCGAGCTCGGCCCGCCGTCGGGCGACCTGGGTCTCAAGCGCCGCCTGGAGCGCTTCCCGTTCGTGCCTGCCGACGCCGAACGGCTGGCCCAGGACTGCTACGAGGCCTACAACATCCAGGTCGCGGGCCTCCAGCAGCGGCTCGCGGCGATCGGCGGCCCGAAGGTCGTCATCGGGGTGTCCGGCGGCCTCGACTCCACGCACGCGCTGATCGTCGCCGCCCGCGCGATGGACCGCGCGGGCCGCCCGCGCAGCGACATCCTGGCCTGGACGCTGCCCGGTTTCGCCACCAGCGACCACACCAAGGGCAACGCCCACCGGCTGATGCGGGCCCTCGGCGTCACCGCGGCCGAGCTGGACATCACGCCGACCGCACGGCTGATGCTCCAGGAGATGGACCACCCGTTCGCCTCCGGTGAGCCGGTCTACGACGTCACCTTCGAGAACGTCCAGGCGGGCCTGCGCACCGACTACCTGTTCCGGCTGGCCAACCAGCGCGGTGGGATCGTGCTCGGCACCGGCGACCTCTCCGAGCTGGCGCTCGGCTGGTCCACGTACGGCGTGGGCGACCAGATGAGCCACTACAACGTCAACTCCGGTGTGCCGAAGACGCTGATCCAGCATCTGATCCGCTGGGTCATCAGCAGCGAGCAGTTCGACGAGGAGACCGGCGACATCCTCGCCGCGATCCTCGACACCGAGATCAGCCCGGAGCTGGTACCGGGCGAGGAGATGCAGTCCACCGAGTCCAAGATCGGCCCGTACGCGCTCCACGACTTCACGCTCTTCCATGTGCTGCGCTACGGCTTCCGGCCGTCGAAGATCGCCTTCCTCGCCTGGCACGCCTGGCACGACGTCGACGCCGGTGCCTGGCCTCCGGGCTTCCCCGAGGCCAAGCGCGGCACGTACGACCTGCCCGAGATCCGGCGGTGGCTGGAGGTGTTCTGCAAGCGCTTCTTCGCGTTCGCGCAGTTCAAGCGGTCGGCGATGCCGAACGGTCCGAAGGTCTCGGCGGGCGGTTCGCTGTCGCCCCGCGGTGACTGGCGGGCGCCGTCGGACGGTTCGGCGGGGGCCTGGCTACGGGACCTGAAGCGGTTCGACTAG
- a CDS encoding DUF3105 domain-containing protein → MGSAKKSTASARKARIEEMRRAEQARERRNRILTIAASVVVVAGLVVGGIVLVQSQSDDSTAADGKGKGHFVTGSDGVKTWKGTLGRNHVAKTVAYPMEPPVGGDHNQVWMNCNGDVYSKALNNMNAVHSLEHGAVWVTYTDKAKKSDVEALAAKVKKTPYTLMSPDDKQKDPIMLSAWGHQRTVTGANDPNVGKFFEKFVQGAQTPEPGAACTNGLSQ, encoded by the coding sequence ATGGGTTCCGCCAAGAAGAGCACCGCCTCGGCACGCAAGGCGCGTATAGAGGAGATGCGGCGCGCCGAACAGGCCAGAGAGCGCCGCAACCGGATCCTCACGATCGCCGCGAGCGTGGTCGTCGTCGCCGGTCTGGTCGTCGGCGGCATCGTGCTGGTGCAGTCGCAGTCCGACGACAGCACGGCGGCCGACGGCAAGGGGAAGGGGCACTTCGTCACGGGCTCGGACGGTGTGAAGACCTGGAAGGGCACGCTGGGCCGCAACCACGTCGCCAAGACGGTGGCCTACCCGATGGAGCCCCCGGTCGGCGGTGACCACAACCAGGTCTGGATGAACTGCAACGGCGACGTCTATTCCAAGGCGCTCAACAACATGAACGCCGTGCACTCGCTGGAGCACGGCGCGGTCTGGGTGACGTACACCGACAAGGCCAAGAAGTCCGACGTCGAGGCGCTCGCGGCGAAGGTGAAGAAGACGCCGTACACGCTGATGAGCCCCGACGACAAGCAGAAGGACCCGATCATGCTGTCGGCGTGGGGCCACCAGCGGACGGTCACGGGGGCGAACGACCCGAACGTCGGCAAGTTCTTCGAGAAGTTCGTGCAGGGCGCGCAGACGCCCGAGCCGGGCGCGGCGTGCACGAACGGTCTGTCGCAGTGA
- a CDS encoding DUF305 domain-containing protein gives MAVAVAGVLVAAGAITYAVAEDGGSADTPSAGSADAGFARDMAVHHQQAVEMSYIVRDHTKDVEVRRLAYDIAQTQANQRGMLLGWLDLWELPKVSADPPMTWMDMGDMPSAGEGSLMPGMATDSEMKKLGTLNGKQAEIFYLQLMTDHHKGGIHMAKGCVERCTVGVEKRLAQGMVDAQQSEIDLMAGMLKERGAKARS, from the coding sequence GTGGCCGTCGCCGTGGCGGGTGTGCTCGTCGCGGCCGGCGCGATCACCTATGCCGTGGCCGAGGACGGCGGCTCGGCCGACACTCCGTCCGCCGGGTCCGCGGACGCCGGTTTCGCGCGTGACATGGCCGTGCACCACCAGCAGGCCGTCGAGATGTCGTACATCGTGCGTGACCACACCAAGGACGTCGAGGTGCGGCGGCTCGCCTACGACATCGCGCAGACCCAGGCCAACCAGCGCGGCATGCTGCTGGGCTGGCTGGATCTGTGGGAGCTGCCGAAGGTGTCGGCGGATCCGCCGATGACGTGGATGGACATGGGGGACATGCCGTCGGCGGGCGAGGGTTCTCTGATGCCGGGCATGGCCACCGACAGCGAGATGAAGAAGCTGGGCACGCTGAACGGCAAGCAGGCCGAGATCTTCTATCTGCAGTTGATGACGGACCATCACAAGGGCGGCATCCACATGGCGAAGGGCTGTGTCGAAAGGTGCACGGTCGGTGTGGAGAAGCGGCTCGCGCAGGGAATGGTCGACGCGCAGCAGTCGGAGATCGACCTGATGGCGGGCATGTTGAAGGAGCGGGGCGCGAAAGCGCGTTCCTAG
- a CDS encoding VOC family protein: MDMSLEVILLPVTDVDRAKEFYRDKVGFHVDLDGEVMEGVRICQLTPPGSGCSIALVDGLQVPTGAPQPGTYHGMQLCVTDAKAAYEELTSRGLDVSEPVQFAPQDGATFMYFKDPDGNGWAIQEYKRRETEPLHQVLAEQAAQ, encoded by the coding sequence ATGGACATGAGCCTCGAAGTCATCCTGCTGCCGGTCACGGACGTCGACCGCGCCAAGGAGTTCTACCGCGACAAGGTCGGCTTCCACGTGGACCTGGACGGCGAGGTGATGGAGGGCGTCCGCATCTGCCAGCTGACCCCGCCCGGCTCCGGCTGTTCCATCGCCCTCGTGGACGGCCTCCAGGTGCCGACGGGCGCCCCGCAGCCCGGGACGTACCACGGCATGCAACTGTGTGTGACGGATGCGAAGGCGGCGTACGAGGAACTCACCTCCCGCGGCCTGGACGTCAGCGAACCGGTCCAGTTCGCCCCGCAGGACGGCGCCACCTTCATGTACTTCAAGGACCCGGACGGCAACGGCTGGGCGATCCAGGAGTACAAGCGCCGCGAGACGGAGCCGCTGCACCAGGTACTGGCCGAGCAGGCGGCGCAGTAG
- a CDS encoding S53 family peptidase — MRSNRAKVRAGVSMAATLPMLAGALALGIPAAHAADSPNRDTLAGTKPAWATAKADKGATADSSKVSARVYLAGKDATGLAAYAKAVADPSSASYGKYLSAQQVKQRFGATTAQVAAVKSWLTSAGLKVTDVTEHYVAVSGDVAAVEKAFGTQLHNYAKGSKTYHAPAKAASAPAALDGAVLTVTGLDNAPHKASSKEQLPPPDAVFKNAGPFSSYYGSNTASTLPAAYGSKIPYAIKGYTGKQLRAAYGAGKYTGKGVRVAITDAYASPTIAFDAATYAKKNGDAAYKSSQLRQVLPDGYTKTEECGASGWYGEETLDVEAVHAVAPDANITYVGAASCYDDDLLDSLSKVVDNHLADIVSNSWGDIEANQTPDLAAAYDQVFQFGAVEGIGFYFSSGDNGDEVANTGTKQVDTPANSAWVTAVGGTSLAVGKGDKYLWETGWGTEKATLSADGKSWTNFPGAFTSGAGGGTSKTVAEPFYQKGVVPNALATANNAAGNRVVPDISAIADPNTGFLVGQTQTFPDGSQQYSEYRIGGTSLASPVIAAVQALAQQARGGKAIGFANPSIYAKYGSKAFHDVTDNPTGSGLAVARTDFVNGYDATGGLTVSVRSLGKDSSLSAVKGYDDVTGVGTPANGYVQSFGKR; from the coding sequence ATGAGATCCAATCGCGCCAAGGTGCGCGCCGGAGTGAGCATGGCGGCGACACTGCCCATGCTCGCGGGCGCGCTGGCGCTCGGTATACCCGCGGCCCACGCCGCGGACAGCCCGAACCGGGACACGCTGGCCGGGACCAAGCCCGCGTGGGCCACGGCCAAGGCCGACAAGGGCGCCACCGCGGACAGCTCCAAGGTCTCCGCCCGGGTCTACCTCGCAGGCAAGGACGCCACCGGGCTCGCCGCCTACGCGAAGGCCGTGGCCGACCCGAGCTCGGCGTCGTACGGCAAGTACCTGAGCGCGCAGCAGGTGAAGCAGCGTTTCGGCGCCACCACCGCCCAGGTCGCAGCGGTCAAGTCCTGGCTGACGTCCGCCGGACTGAAGGTCACGGACGTGACCGAGCACTACGTCGCCGTCAGCGGTGACGTGGCCGCCGTCGAGAAGGCCTTCGGGACCCAGCTGCACAACTACGCCAAGGGCTCGAAGACCTACCACGCCCCGGCCAAGGCCGCCTCCGCGCCGGCCGCCCTCGACGGTGCCGTCCTGACCGTCACGGGCCTGGACAACGCGCCGCACAAGGCGAGCAGCAAGGAACAACTGCCGCCGCCGGACGCCGTGTTCAAGAACGCCGGGCCGTTCTCCTCGTACTACGGCTCGAACACCGCGAGCACGCTGCCCGCGGCCTACGGCTCGAAGATCCCGTACGCGATCAAGGGCTACACGGGCAAGCAGCTGCGCGCCGCCTACGGCGCGGGCAAGTACACCGGCAAGGGAGTGCGCGTCGCCATCACCGACGCCTACGCCTCCCCGACCATCGCCTTCGACGCGGCCACTTACGCGAAGAAGAACGGTGACGCGGCCTACAAGAGCAGCCAGCTGAGGCAGGTGCTGCCCGACGGCTACACCAAGACCGAGGAGTGCGGGGCGTCCGGCTGGTACGGCGAGGAGACCCTCGACGTCGAGGCCGTGCACGCGGTCGCGCCGGACGCGAACATCACGTACGTGGGTGCCGCGTCCTGCTACGACGACGATCTGCTCGACTCGCTCAGCAAGGTCGTCGACAACCACCTGGCCGACATCGTCTCCAACTCGTGGGGCGACATCGAGGCCAACCAGACGCCGGATCTCGCGGCCGCCTACGACCAGGTCTTCCAGTTCGGCGCGGTCGAGGGCATCGGTTTCTACTTCTCCTCCGGTGACAACGGCGACGAGGTCGCCAACACCGGGACGAAGCAGGTCGACACCCCGGCCAACTCGGCGTGGGTGACGGCGGTCGGCGGTACCTCCCTCGCCGTGGGCAAGGGCGACAAGTACCTGTGGGAGACCGGCTGGGGCACCGAGAAGGCCACGCTGTCCGCGGACGGCAAGAGCTGGACGAACTTCCCCGGCGCGTTCACCTCCGGTGCGGGCGGCGGCACCAGCAAGACGGTCGCCGAGCCCTTCTACCAGAAGGGTGTCGTCCCGAATGCGCTCGCCACGGCCAACAACGCCGCCGGCAACCGTGTCGTCCCGGACATCTCCGCGATCGCCGACCCGAACACCGGTTTCCTGGTGGGTCAGACGCAGACGTTCCCCGACGGCTCGCAGCAGTACAGCGAGTACCGCATCGGCGGCACGTCGCTGGCCTCGCCGGTGATCGCGGCCGTGCAGGCGCTCGCCCAGCAGGCGCGGGGCGGCAAGGCGATCGGCTTCGCCAACCCGTCGATCTACGCGAAGTACGGCTCGAAGGCCTTCCACGACGTCACGGACAACCCCACGGGGTCCGGACTCGCGGTGGCCCGCACCGACTTCGTCAACGGCTATGACGCCACCGGTGGTCTGACCGTCTCGGTCCGCAGCCTCGGCAAGGACAGCTCGCTGTCCGCGGTGAAGGGATACGACGACGTCACCGGCGTGGGTACGCCCGCGAACGGTTACGTGCAGTCGTTCGGCAAGCGCTGA